One genomic window of Myxococcales bacterium includes the following:
- the trpS gene encoding tryptophan--tRNA ligase — MKTVFSGIQPSGDLHIGNYIGAIRNWITLQDQYRSFFSIVDYHAITQDYAPKEMSRRVFDMATDILALGVDPDKAVLFVQSMVPEHTELCWVFDAVTGHGDLERMTQFKDKSQSQPDNINAGLFQYPVLQAADILLYKAELVPVGQDQVQHIELARRIARSFNHRWGKVFPECEPKLTTTPKVLGLDGQQKMSKSLGNHIPLSSIEEKPLRKLLSRAVTDVKRVERTDPGDPDVCNVFAWHGIFSTDEDRAWVREGCTTAGIGCVDCKGRLAERILAHFGPYRERRAELVAHPERVRDALYAGAEKARAVARKTMDEVHHKLGLWR; from the coding sequence ATGAAAACGGTCTTCTCTGGGATCCAGCCGTCGGGTGATCTGCACATCGGCAACTACATCGGGGCGATTCGTAACTGGATCACTTTGCAAGACCAGTACCGATCCTTCTTCAGCATCGTCGACTACCACGCCATCACCCAGGACTACGCGCCCAAGGAGATGAGCAGGCGGGTGTTCGACATGGCCACGGACATCCTGGCCCTCGGCGTCGACCCGGACAAGGCCGTCCTGTTCGTGCAGTCGATGGTGCCGGAGCACACCGAGCTGTGCTGGGTGTTCGACGCGGTGACGGGACACGGCGACCTCGAGCGGATGACGCAGTTCAAGGATAAGTCGCAGAGCCAGCCCGACAACATCAACGCCGGCCTATTCCAGTACCCGGTGCTCCAGGCCGCCGACATCCTCCTCTACAAGGCCGAGCTGGTGCCCGTGGGCCAGGACCAGGTCCAGCACATCGAGCTGGCCCGGCGGATCGCGCGGTCGTTCAACCATCGCTGGGGCAAGGTGTTCCCCGAGTGCGAGCCGAAGCTGACGACGACGCCGAAAGTGCTCGGGCTCGACGGCCAGCAGAAGATGTCGAAGTCGCTCGGCAACCACATCCCGCTGTCGTCGATCGAGGAGAAGCCGCTGCGCAAGCTGCTGAGCCGCGCCGTCACCGACGTCAAGCGGGTCGAGCGCACGGACCCGGGCGACCCCGACGTCTGCAACGTGTTCGCGTGGCACGGCATCTTCTCGACCGACGAGGATCGCGCGTGGGTGCGCGAGGGCTGCACCACCGCCGGCATCGGCTGCGTCGACTGCAAGGGCCGCCTGGCCGAGCGCATCCTCGCGCACTTCGGGCCGTACCGGGAGCGCCGGGCCGAGCTGGTCGCGCACCCCGAGCGCGTCCGGGACGCGCTCTACGCCGGCGCCGAGAAAGCGCGCGCGGTCGCACGGAAGACCATGGACGAGGTCCATCACAAGCTAGGCTTGTGGCGATGA
- a CDS encoding putative metal-binding motif-containing protein, with the protein MSRLNVCVHCDGLVPAGRAACPHCDRPGPRGSGLLRRLAAVAGGGAVVMTLMACYGGPPRCKPGTDKDGDHACSEGPGRLDCNDNDPQIRPLANDPPGDGIDQNCDGVDGDAPATGGTPATGGTPAPATTPAPAAPATTPAPATTP; encoded by the coding sequence ATGAGCCGCCTGAACGTGTGCGTGCACTGTGACGGACTGGTGCCGGCGGGTCGGGCGGCGTGTCCCCACTGCGATCGGCCCGGGCCGCGCGGATCGGGGCTGCTGCGGCGCCTGGCGGCGGTCGCCGGCGGGGGCGCCGTGGTGATGACGCTGATGGCCTGCTACGGCGGGCCGCCGCGCTGCAAGCCGGGCACCGACAAGGACGGCGACCACGCGTGCTCCGAGGGGCCGGGCCGCCTCGACTGCAACGACAACGATCCGCAGATCCGGCCGCTGGCGAACGATCCGCCCGGCGACGGGATCGATCAGAACTGCGACGGCGTCGACGGCGACGCGCCCGCGACCGGGGGCACGCCGGCGACCGGGGGCACGCCCGCGCCGGCGACCACGCCCGCGCCGGCGGCGCCGGCGACCACGCCCGCGCCGGCGACCACGCCCTGA
- a CDS encoding sigma-70 family RNA polymerase sigma factor — protein MALASTQPTTRPGADPVSGDRAAAWAALYERHFDDVYRLVRRAGVSAAEAEDVTQRTFLRVHALLAHTPEVVHPLAWLRAITVRVVSEHHRFWRLRRMKRWVVEGAALLARVATPAEHFATHQAQDQVADVLTRMSPKLRAVLVLAELEELAPSEVAAILGIPVNTVRSRRTLARAQFTELWQRRHGGAP, from the coding sequence GTGGCCCTCGCCTCGACCCAGCCCACGACCCGCCCGGGCGCCGATCCGGTGTCGGGCGACCGCGCCGCCGCGTGGGCGGCGCTGTACGAGCGCCACTTCGACGACGTCTACCGGCTGGTGCGCCGGGCCGGGGTCAGCGCGGCCGAGGCCGAAGACGTGACCCAGCGGACGTTCCTGCGCGTGCACGCGCTCCTGGCCCACACGCCCGAGGTCGTGCACCCGCTGGCGTGGCTGCGCGCGATCACCGTGCGCGTCGTGTCGGAGCACCACCGCTTCTGGCGGCTGCGACGCATGAAGCGGTGGGTGGTCGAGGGCGCGGCGCTGCTGGCGCGGGTCGCGACGCCCGCCGAGCACTTCGCCACGCACCAGGCCCAGGATCAGGTCGCCGACGTGCTCACGCGCATGAGCCCCAAGCTGCGCGCGGTGCTGGTGCTGGCCGAGCTCGAGGAGCTGGCGCCGAGCGAGGTCGCGGCCATCCTCGGCATCCCGGTCAACACCGTCCGGTCGCGGCGCACGCTCGCCCGCGCGCAGTTCACCGAGCTGTGGCAGCGCCGGCACGGGGGCGCGCCGTGA
- a CDS encoding ATP-dependent DNA helicase RecQ, with protein sequence MTVVPLPDATPGALEHALATVFGFATLRPGQAEVIADVLEGRPVIAVMPTGAGKSLCYQLPAVVLGAAGGVTLVVSPLIALMKDQVDALVARGVAAVALTSAASSEQQRDILDGLRVGAFSIIFVAPERFKSPRFVDALRDCGDRLALLAIDEAHCISEWGHDFRPDYRRLGDAVRSLHPPRLAAFTATATPEVRADIAVQLDMAAPRFHVRGFDRPNLTYEVERVRGIDDKSQRITQLARTRDSGVALVYAATRKNAEKYAETLKRAGMRVRVYHAGLDDRTRDEAQDTFMANKLDAVVATNAFGMGIDKADIRVVVHADIPRSPEAYYQECGRGGRDGRPTRCVLLFGAGDVRLQEFLIDASYPSADVLRALWKLLRDEPSLGTGDAEDRLGKRLPGEPHASTVGAALRILERHGLLAADGNGWSAVRPDPGSYPPLDVEALARRAEVERSKLRAMIDYAWSARCRRQMILEYFGDEDWADPARRCGSCDVCDAAARGDANLDDGTRAAVVGVLELVGVLRGRFGRTRVASLAAGGDDDERFAELPERGCLRGWSQRDVLDLLRTLEGGALIEASRGEYPTVALTKRGEQVVAGTLDVDSLGLRVTAPSARARKPRGPRKRRREP encoded by the coding sequence GTGACCGTCGTCCCGCTCCCCGACGCTACGCCCGGCGCGCTCGAGCACGCGCTGGCGACCGTGTTCGGGTTCGCGACCCTGCGCCCGGGCCAGGCCGAGGTCATCGCCGACGTCCTCGAGGGCCGGCCGGTGATCGCGGTGATGCCGACCGGCGCCGGCAAGTCGCTGTGCTACCAGCTGCCGGCGGTCGTGCTGGGCGCGGCCGGCGGCGTGACGCTGGTGGTGTCGCCGCTGATCGCGCTGATGAAGGATCAGGTCGACGCGCTGGTCGCGCGCGGGGTCGCGGCGGTGGCGCTGACCAGCGCGGCCTCGTCCGAGCAGCAGCGCGACATCCTCGACGGGCTCCGGGTCGGCGCGTTCTCGATCATCTTCGTCGCGCCCGAGCGGTTCAAGAGCCCGCGCTTCGTCGACGCGCTCCGTGACTGCGGCGATCGCCTGGCGCTGCTCGCGATCGACGAGGCCCACTGCATCAGCGAGTGGGGCCACGACTTCCGCCCCGACTACCGCCGGCTGGGTGACGCGGTCCGGTCGCTGCACCCGCCGCGCCTGGCCGCGTTCACCGCCACCGCGACGCCCGAGGTCCGCGCCGACATCGCGGTCCAGCTCGACATGGCGGCGCCGCGCTTCCACGTGCGCGGGTTCGATCGCCCCAACCTCACCTACGAGGTCGAGCGCGTGCGCGGCATCGACGACAAGTCCCAGCGCATCACCCAGCTGGCCCGGACCCGCGACAGCGGCGTCGCGCTGGTCTACGCCGCGACCCGCAAGAACGCCGAGAAGTACGCCGAGACGCTCAAGCGCGCCGGCATGCGCGTGCGCGTCTACCACGCCGGCCTCGACGACCGCACCCGCGACGAGGCCCAGGACACGTTCATGGCCAACAAGCTCGACGCGGTGGTCGCCACCAACGCGTTCGGCATGGGCATCGACAAGGCCGACATCCGCGTGGTCGTCCACGCCGACATCCCGCGCAGCCCCGAGGCCTACTACCAGGAGTGCGGGCGCGGCGGGCGCGACGGCCGCCCGACCCGCTGCGTGCTGCTGTTCGGCGCCGGCGACGTGCGCCTGCAGGAGTTCCTGATCGACGCGTCGTACCCGTCGGCCGACGTGCTGCGCGCGCTGTGGAAGCTGCTGCGCGACGAGCCGAGCCTGGGCACCGGCGACGCCGAGGACCGCCTGGGCAAGCGCCTGCCGGGCGAGCCGCACGCGTCGACCGTAGGCGCGGCGCTGCGGATCCTCGAGCGCCACGGCCTGCTCGCCGCCGACGGCAACGGCTGGAGCGCGGTGCGGCCCGACCCGGGCAGCTACCCGCCGCTCGACGTCGAGGCCCTGGCCCGGCGGGCCGAGGTCGAGCGCAGCAAGCTGCGCGCGATGATCGACTACGCCTGGAGCGCGCGCTGTCGGCGCCAGATGATCCTGGAGTACTTCGGCGACGAGGACTGGGCCGACCCCGCCCGCCGGTGTGGCTCGTGCGACGTGTGCGACGCGGCCGCGCGCGGCGACGCCAACCTCGACGACGGCACCCGGGCCGCGGTCGTCGGCGTGCTCGAGCTGGTCGGCGTGCTGCGCGGCCGGTTCGGGCGCACGCGCGTGGCGTCGCTGGCCGCCGGCGGCGACGACGACGAGCGCTTCGCCGAGCTGCCCGAGCGCGGCTGCCTGCGCGGCTGGTCCCAGCGCGACGTGCTCGACCTCCTGCGCACGCTCGAGGGCGGGGCGCTGATCGAGGCGTCGCGCGGCGAGTACCCGACGGTGGCGCTGACCAAGCGGGGCGAGCAGGTCGTCGCCGGCACGCTCGACGTCGACTCGCTGGGGCTGCGGGTGACCGCGCCGTCCGCGCGCGCGCGCAAGCCGCGCGGCCCACGCAAGCGTCGTCGCGAGCCGTGA
- a CDS encoding YXWGXW repeat-containing protein encodes MPPPALYESMTQSPGYGYVWIDGYWHWNSFEWVWMSGRWVQEQPGYYYVQPYYDYSNSQYVYYPGYWSTPDRLPPRAQVQDHRGQGRPPIATRPPIVQGNQPRPPIVQGNQPRPPVVQPPITQPRPPIVQPQGPVAQPPIVRPPQPQPPIYVPPPREPSAPPVVQPPPARPPVYQPAPVRPVRPTPPPPTRPIQAQPRPQPPVSAPPPREPSAPPVVQQPDRPSRPAPQPIAPRPRTITPSAPPPARTTPPARTPQAPPTRATPTPPARTPQAPPTRSAPPPREPSAPPVVREPSSPTRPNHR; translated from the coding sequence ATGCCGCCCCCGGCTCTGTACGAGTCGATGACCCAGTCGCCGGGCTACGGCTACGTCTGGATCGACGGGTACTGGCACTGGAACAGCTTCGAGTGGGTCTGGATGTCGGGCCGCTGGGTCCAGGAGCAGCCGGGCTACTACTACGTCCAGCCGTACTACGACTACTCCAACAGTCAGTACGTCTATTACCCGGGCTACTGGTCGACCCCGGACCGGCTGCCGCCCCGCGCCCAGGTCCAGGACCACCGCGGTCAGGGTCGGCCGCCGATCGCGACCCGGCCGCCGATCGTCCAGGGCAACCAGCCCCGGCCGCCGATCGTCCAGGGCAACCAGCCCCGGCCGCCCGTCGTGCAGCCGCCGATCACGCAGCCTCGGCCGCCGATCGTCCAGCCGCAGGGCCCAGTCGCGCAGCCGCCGATCGTCCGTCCGCCGCAGCCGCAGCCGCCGATCTACGTGCCGCCGCCGCGCGAGCCGTCGGCCCCGCCGGTGGTGCAGCCGCCGCCGGCGCGCCCGCCGGTCTATCAGCCGGCCCCGGTGCGGCCGGTCCGTCCGACGCCGCCCCCGCCGACGCGGCCGATCCAGGCGCAGCCCCGGCCCCAGCCGCCGGTCTCGGCGCCGCCCCCGCGTGAGCCGTCGGCCCCGCCGGTGGTGCAGCAGCCCGACCGCCCGTCGCGCCCGGCCCCCCAGCCGATCGCGCCGCGGCCCCGGACCATCACGCCGTCGGCGCCGCCCCCGGCCCGGACCACGCCGCCCGCCCGGACGCCGCAGGCCCCGCCGACCCGCGCGACCCCCACGCCGCCCGCGCGGACGCCGCAGGCCCCGCCGACCCGCTCGGCCCCGCCGCCCCGTGAGCCCTCGGCTCCGCCCGTCGTCCGCGAGCCCTCCTCGCCGACCCGTCCCAACCACCGCTAG